The Pseudomonadota bacterium genome segment TTTTGAAATTGGAAGAGGCCGAGTAATTAGCCAAAATGAAATAAACGAACACCCAGGTAATTATCCGGTTTATTCATCGCAATCGTTTAACAATGGTGTGATGGGAACCATTGATACTTTTGATTTTGAAGGAGAATATTTAACTTGGACAACAGATGGTGCTTATGCAGGAACTGTATTTCATAGAACAGGTAAATTCAGCTGCACAAATGTTTGTGGTACTTTAAAGGCTAATGAGAAGAAAGTATTTACAAAGTTTTTCTTATATCATCTTGGAAAAATATCAAAACGATATGTTTCTTACATAGGAAATCCAAAGTTGATGAACGATATAATGGCAAATATTGCTATTACAGTTCCATCACTTTCCACTCAACGTGACATTGTCCGCATCCTTTCAACCTGCGATGGGGTGATAGAAAAAACACAAGCTGCCATAGCCAAATACAAAGCCATTAAACAAGGCATGCTGCACGATTTATTTACCCGTGGAATTGATATTACCACCGGCAAACTCCGCCCCAAATATGAAGATACACCGGATTTGTATAAAGAGAGCAAATTGGGAATGGTGCCTAATGAATGGGAAGAAAAAACGATAGGTGAAGTATGCTCAATGAAAAGTGGCGAAGGAATAACATCAAAATCAATTTCTGAAATTGAAGATTATCCAGTTTATGGCGGAAACGGATTAAGAGGATTCACCTCAAGCTTTACACATGAGGGTGAATACATCTTAGTAGGAAGACAGGGTGCATTATGCGGTAACGTTACAAGAGTGAGGGGTAAATTTTATGCATCGGAACATGCTGTTGTTGTGACCGTGGAAAATGAAATAAATGTCGATTGGCTTTTTCACCAATTAGAGGATAAAAATCTTAATCAATATTCTGAGGCATCAGCCCAACCTGGTTTATCAGTAAATAAAATATTGAAACTTCCAATTATAAAACCGTCATTTGATGAACAAAATAAAATTGCAGAACGTTTATTATCCATTGACCAAAAACACCACACCGAACAAACCTACCTGCAAAAGCTGCAACAGTTAAAAGCAGGTTTGATGGGCGATTTGTTGAGTGGGAAGAAAGTGGTTAAAGTGCCCGTAGAAGCAATAACGCAAACGGAGAATTAATATGGCCGAATACATCAATGTGGAAAAACCTTTTTTGGATAAACTCCGGCAGTTGGAATGGACGGTAATTGACCAGGGTTTAGGTGTCCCTCAAGAACCTGAAAAAAGTTTGCGGGAAAACTTTAAGCAAGTCCTTTTGCCGAAAGTATTTAAAGAAAGTATTAAAGCCATCAACAAAACGGCTGACAACAGAGAGTGGCTTACCGATACACAGCTCGATGAAATCCTTTTTGAAATCCAGCACTTTGCCGGGAAAAGCCTGCATGAAGCTAATAAAGAAATCCACCGTCTGCTTCTCAAGGGCACCAGTGTTTCCCATAACGAACTTACCGGCGAGCAGGACCCGACCGTCCGATTGGTGGACTTTAAGAACTACGGCAGCAATTCTTTCATTGCCATCAACCAGTTTCGTCTGCTTACGCCCGGCGCCAGCCGTGAAGGCATTATTCCCGACATAGTTTTATTCCTGAATGGATTGCCTGTTGTTGTCGTGGAGGCCAAAGATTTTGAGGTTGCCGAACCTTTAAGTGAAGCGTATTTGCAGATTACCCGTTATGCCAATACCCGTGATGATGATTACGGATTTAAGGAAGGCGAGGAAAAACTATTTCATTACAATATTTTCAGCATCATTACCCGTGGCAAAGAAGCAAGGGTAGGAACGATCAGCGCCGATTTTGATTACTATAACAATTGGGTGGATATATTCCCCGAAGAATACAAAGTCGTCAAATTTCCGCCCGATGAAGAAAGACAGGAAGTGCTTATCCATGGCATGTTGAACAAGGAAATCCTGGTGGACATCCTGAAACATTTTACCTTGTTTGTGGAAATAAAAAAAGGCGTGGAAGTAAAAATTGTTGCCCGATATAACCAGTATCGGGCCGTCGGCAAAATTATCAAGAATTATCGAGCGGGACGCACGCCGATGGAAAAAGGCGGCGTCGTGTGGCACACGCAGGGCAGCGGCAAGAGTTTGACCATGGTTTTTCTCATTCGCAAACTCCGCAGTTGTGATGATTTAAAGGACCTCAAAATTATTTTCATCATTGACCGGATCGATTTGGAAGACCAGCTTTCAGAAACCGCGGCACTCACCGGGGAACCCGTAAACATTATTGATAGAAGAAACAGATTGCATAGGCTTAGTAACGATACCGGCGACGTGAACATGGTCATGATTCATAAGTTCCTTGATGAAAAAAATATTTCAGCACAATCGCTGATTGAAGCAGACCTTGTTCCCCATTTCGATAAGTTTGAGACCATTAATAACAGCGACAGGATCTTGTTGCTGATTGATGAAGCCCACCGGACCCAGGGCGGCGACATGGGCGACAATTTATTTTCTTCATTCCCTAAAGCTGTGCGCATTGGTTTTACCGGAACGCCGTTACTCACCGAGCGTCACGAGATAAAAACTCATGAGCGCTTTGGCGGCTTTATTGACGTTTACAAATTTGACAAAGCAATTGCCGACAGAGCAACCGTAGAAATAAAATACATCGGCAAAGTATCCAAAGATAAACTGGATGATAAAGATGTATTTGATGCCGAGTTTGAAGATATGTTCCAGCTTCGAACACAGGCGGAGAGGGAAGAAATCCAACGTAGGTATGGTTCTTTCATCGCTTACCTGGAAAGCAAAGACCGCATTGCCGCCATTTCCAAAGATATCATAGAACATTATTACAACGACATATTAGTCAATGGATTCAAAGCGCAGGTCGTGGCCTCCAGCATTGTAGCTGCCGTGCGTTATAAATATGAATTGGAAATTGCCATTCAAAATAAAATAGCCGCGCTAAAAGTATTGCCGGCAGGTGACGCAGATGCAGAACTATTGAAGCAATTGGAATTTTTGAAAGTAGCAGCCATTGTTTCCAGCAGCGGCAACAACGAACCGGGCTACATTAGCAAGGCTCGCAAAGAGGCCTATGACATGAATGCCGTGGAAAACTTTAAACTGGATTTCAACCCGGATAAACCGGAAACTGGAATCGGCATTATTTGCGTGTGCGACCGGCTGCTGACAGGTTTTGATGCGCCCATTGAGCAAGTGATGTATCTGGATAAGAGTTTACGGGAACATGATTTATTTCAGGCCATTGCCCGGGTAAACAGAACAAAAAAAGGGAAATCTTATGGTCTGGTTGTTGATTATTTCGGTGTTACAAAACATCTGGCGGAAGCATTGGAAATTTATACTGACAATAAAAAAGATGTGGAGTCATTGAATGATTTTACGAATTATTTCCGCGATATCAATAAGGAAATTCCCATTCTTGAAGCCCGTTACAAACGACTGATCGATTTATTCGGCGATAACGGCTTGAAGGAGATTGACTATTTCCTGCAACAGAAATTTACCGATGCAGCAAAGGAATTTGAGTTTGCAGAAGAGTGCATTGAAAACGCCAAGAACATCAAGTTCAGAGCCGAACTTCTCACCTATGCCAAAAGTTTCTTTGACAGTCTGGATTTGCTTTTCAATGTGCAGGCAGGCACAGAGTACTGGATTCCGGCGAAACGATTAGGTTATTTGCTGTGGAGGATCAAAAACCGTTATAAAGACGACACCATGGATTTAAAATGGGCGTCCGATAAGGTCCGCAAACTCATTGACCGGCATCTGCTTTCCCTGGGTATTGATACAAAAGTGCAGCAGGTTTCCATCCTTTCCGAGGAATTTAAAACTGAAGTGGACTACCTGAACAAAACGCCGAAATCAAAAGCCTCGGAAATGGAACATGCCATTCGCTGGCACATCAAAGTCAATCTGGACAAGGACCCTTCACTTTATAAGCGTTTTAAAGACCGCCTTGAAACTATTTTGAATGCCTATAAAGAAAATTGGGAAGAGATTGTCAGAGAGTTAGGCAAACTGAGAGACGAAATGGCGGAAGGCAGAAAAGCCGAAACCGACGGTATTTCCACCGTGGAAGCACCGTTTTATGATTTGATCAAAAACCATTTAGTTGATGACAGCCCAAATGAAATCAATAAGGCCAAAGAGCTTACACGCAGCCTGATATCTATTTTAAAAGAAACGGCGGCAATCAATAATTTCTGGTCGGATAGAGCAGCGGAACAAAGAAGGATAGAGGGGTTGTTGGAAGATGAGCTTCGTTATTCGCGAATTGAAGGAATATCCAAAAAGGCGGCAGAACTTGCCGCTGAGTTGATGAAACTTGCAAAAAATCGTGAAGCGGATTTGAGATGAAATTAGACGGTATTGACATTGCCATTGAGAAAACCGGCCGCAGGAAAACAATAAGTATTTTTATTGAACGGGATGGTTCAGTAAGGGTGCTCGCACCTGTTCAAGCGACAGATGAGATCATTGAAAATGCCGTAAGGGCAAAAGAGTATCAGATATTCACCAAGCTTGCGAAATGGAAGGAGCTTAATCAGGGAAAAGTAAATCGCGCGTTTGTAAACGGACAATCCTTTCTTTATTTCGGCAGAAACTGCCGTTTGGCAATTGTTGAAGATCAGGATGTGCCGTTGAAAATGACCGGCGGCTATTTCCATCTCGACAAAAAACATCTAAACCAGGCAGACAAAGTTTTCAAAAATTATTATCGTGAAAAAGCAAAGCAAAAAATAAAAGAACGCCTCAAACTAATTGAGGAAAAATTTCAAACCAAACCGTCTGTGATAAAGGTGCTGGAGTTGCAAAACCGTTGGGCATCATGGACACCAAAGAACGGACTTAATTTTAACTGGAAATGCGCAATGGCTCCTGTGCCGGTTATTGACTACATCATCACTCACGAAATGGTGCATTTAAAATACCCCAATCATTCTAAGGAATTTTGGAATGAGCTGGATAATAAAATGCCGAGCTACAGAGAATATGAAAATTGGTTAAAACAAAATGGCGTGAAAATGTCGTTATGAAATGCCGATAATGTGAAAACCAAGGGGATTTTCTTTAAGAAGCCTTTTCATTACCAAGAAAAAAATTGAATTAGTCAATTGATCCCCGTTGATGCCGCCACGTTTTTTCTTAAATTGCTCCTGCAAAGTTAATGAAAATGCAAGAAAATTTTTTCGGAGGGGGATTTTTTACGCCAATCCATGACCATTGTAATTTCCATTAAACAGTTTCACGGAAATAGAAACTCCTTATCAAGCCTTGCTGGACGAAGGATACCTGCTATTTTTTTGCTGCTTCTATATACTTCATTCTTAAGTCATATAGCATATTGCCGACAAGCCGGTCTTCTTCTACGGTAAGGTTGCCTTTTGTCTTTTCCAAAAGCATTTCTATCAAACCTATTGTCTGCTGGGCAAGAGGAAGGTTTACATTTTTGTCATTTGTTAAAGGGTCCGGCAACTCCCCCAGACCTACAAGCACAGAAGTTGATAAAGACAGCATAAACGTACTGAATGTTAATTGGTCTTCCATATTATCCCCCTAAAGCAAGGTATTAAGTTTCACCGGTACATAAAAAATGGTTTCATTTCTTTTTACCTGATATAAAATATAATTTCTTTTAAGTCCCTCAATCATAAATGAATCAAAATCTTTTTTATCTGACACCATATAATTATTTATCTTTATTATCACATCGCCGACATGCAGTCCACTTTTTTCACCTATTCCGTTTTTATACACCTTTGTAACTACGACGCCGTTTTTATCCTTTAATTTGAATTTCATTTTCGGATAGCCTTTAATATCGGATACTCTTATGCTGCACAATGCTTCATCAAGAGGAGACGGTTTGTAATTCAGCATGTCTCCAATATCAACATCAACATCATATGCCTTTTGCCCCCTCATTATTTTGAATTGAATTGATTCCATATTTGCAGCATTCCTCAAAATATTATGGATTTTTATACCTTCCCTTATCTTTTTCTTGTTAAATTCTACAATTCTATCGCCAGCCTTAATCCCTTGTTTTTCAGCCGGGCTTTTGGATATGACCTTGTTTACATAGAAATATGTATTTTTATCATCCTTCCTTTTCTCTATAAACAAACCGAAAAGGGGTTTCCTTGTTCCGCTTTCAAGGAACTCTGAGACCATGTTCATAACGTCTTCTATGGGTATAGCAAATCCTATACCTTTGCCTTCTCCATAAATTGCAGTTACAATTCCTAAAGGATTTCCTTCTGTATCAAGAAGAGCGCCACCGCTATTGCCTGGATTTATTGAAGCATCTGTCTGGATGAGGTTTACATAGGCCCTGTTATCAATTTTGAGATTTCTACCGAGTGCACTCACAACTCCCATAGTAACAGAGCTCGAAAGTCCATAAGGGTTCCCGATAACTATTGCCTTTTCGCCAACTTTTACTTTTTTATACTTGTCTACTTTAAGATAGGGGAAATCTATTTTGTCAGTTATCTTTAAAAGGGCCATATCAAACTCAGGGTCGCTGCCCAATACATACGCATCATATTCTTTACCATTTATAAATTTTACCCTTATGCTTATTGCCCTGGAAATCAGGTGCTCATTGGTAACTATGATACCCCTCGGATCCAGTACAACGCCTGAGCCGATATTTTCAAATGTTTCTTCTTCTTCCTCTTCTCCGGCAATAAATTTCTTAAAAAATGTTGTTTTTTTATCTTCACCGGTATTCTTAGACAATTCCTCGGTTTTTATGTTTACTATTGTCTTACTTACCTTCTCCACAACCTCTATGGTTTTATCATCTCTGGCATACATTAAAAACGGAGTTAACAGAATGACAAACAGGAGTATGCAAACAAGAAGCAAGGACTTGATAAGATTGAAGGGCGGATTATATGCGCTCGGCCTTTTTGTTCCGGTTGCCGGCTTTTGAATTATACGTCCTGATATTTCACTGTTCACTGTTCACGATTCACTATTTTTTAGTACCAATCATCTTCAGCTTTAATTCTTTTTTTCATTAATTTTTTTATAGAATCGAGGATGATATGCCCTATTTCTTCCTTGCTGTGGATAGGTACCTGTTTAATATGCCCCGATGTTCCGATGATAGTAACTTCGTTTACGTCAGAACCAAAACCAATACCTTTCTTTGAAACATCGTTTGCCACAATCAAGTCCAGATTCTTCTTTTTCAACTTTTCCTCTGCATGCTCTATGAGGTTTTCAGTCTCTGCTGCAAAACCTACGAGTATTCTATCTTCCTTTATTTTGCCGAGCTCGCCGATTATATCGGGATTTTTCTCAAGCTCCAGCATAATAGTATTTTCATTGCCCTTCTTTTTGATCTTCTGGCAATTTTCAGCTATGCATCTAAAGTCAGCCACTGCTGCTGCTTTGATAATTATAGTGCAACGCTTGTAGTGCTGCATCACCGCATCTCTCATTTCACATGCTGTTGTAACATCAACGACTTCAATACCGTTCGTCGGAGGAGGCAGCTGAGTCCTGCCTGTTATGAGAACCACCTGTGCCCCTCTTCTTCTTGCAACCTTTGCTATTGCAAACCCCATTTTGCCTGAAGACAGGTTGGTAATACATCTCACAGGATCAATGAATTCAGTTGTAGGCCCTGTAGTAATCAGTATCCTTTCACCTTCCAGATCCTTTTCTGTGAATATATCCTCCATCTTTTCAATAATCTCTTCAATTGTAGGCAACCTTCCTTTTCCGACAGTCCCACAGGCAAGGTCGCCGATCCCGGGCTCCATAAACTCATACCCGGCATCCCCCAGTTTTTGTATATTCAACTGAACTATCTTGCTTTCCCACATCTTTGTATTCATGGACGGCACAAAAAGAATCGGGACTGTAGTGGCCATTACCATGGTTGTGAGAAAGTCATCAGCAACCCCGTTGGCAATTTTTCCGATTATATTTGCTGTTGCCGGGACAATAACCATCTGATCTGCGATGTCTGAAAGAGCTATATGTCCTATTTTTGAGCCGGAAAAAAGCTCGAACATATCATGGATTACAGGATTACCGGAAATGGTCTGGAAAGTTAAAGGTGTAACAAATTCCATAGCGTTCTTGGTCATAACTACATGGACGTTTGCGCCCCTTTTTGACAGTTCTCTGACAAGTTCTGCTGTTTTGTAGGCAGCAATTCCTCCTGTAATTCCGACTATAATCTCTTTACCTTTTAACATCGTAAACATTGTTTCCATAGTCTTTTCCATTAAATATTAAAACCGAGTTTTCGTATAAGCCGTGTGAACAGATTTGCCATCGGCACATTCACAGGTGAAACTATATCCACCTTCCCGACGATCTCATTATCCAATTTAACAATAAACTCACCAAGTTTTTGTCCTTCCCTTACCTCGCCCTTTATTTTTTCCGGTAAAACTATTTCTTTTTTCAGATTCCCTTTTTTATCATTTGGTACAGTACAGGCAAGGTCTGCAGCCGCTGCCCCTTTCAATTTTCTGTATTTCCCGTCTTCCAGAAAAACGTCTTTATCAATCAACTCGCCCTTTTTTACTATGTTCACTGTCTTGTAATAGGAAAATGCCTTCTTCAACTTCTCCATAACAATGCTGTCGCGTATGTTTGCCGTTGGGCTTCCCATAACAACGACAATAAATCGTAAATCGTTCCTTTTTCCCGTTGCTGCCACATTAAAACCAGTCTCTCTGTAGTAGCCTGTTTTTAGACCATCAATAACCCCCGGCATTTTGAAGAGAAGTTTATTATGGTTATTCATAATGAATTTCCCTTCTCTAAAGCCCTCGGTTTTTATTGATGTCCATTCAAGTATTTTAGGATTCTTCAGAAG includes the following:
- a CDS encoding restriction endonuclease subunit S yields the protein MSRVTENVFQKNLTEISGFDYIPEGWEAHLIQDIFEIGRGRVISQNEINEHPGNYPVYSSQSFNNGVMGTIDTFDFEGEYLTWTTDGAYAGTVFHRTGKFSCTNVCGTLKANEKKVFTKFFLYHLGKISKRYVSYIGNPKLMNDIMANIAITVPSLSTQRDIVRILSTCDGVIEKTQAAIAKYKAIKQGMLHDLFTRGIDITTGKLRPKYEDTPDLYKESKLGMVPNEWEEKTIGEVCSMKSGEGITSKSISEIEDYPVYGGNGLRGFTSSFTHEGEYILVGRQGALCGNVTRVRGKFYASEHAVVVTVENEINVDWLFHQLEDKNLNQYSEASAQPGLSVNKILKLPIIKPSFDEQNKIAERLLSIDQKHHTEQTYLQKLQQLKAGLMGDLLSGKKVVKVPVEAITQTEN
- a CDS encoding HsdR family type I site-specific deoxyribonuclease, whose product is MAEYINVEKPFLDKLRQLEWTVIDQGLGVPQEPEKSLRENFKQVLLPKVFKESIKAINKTADNREWLTDTQLDEILFEIQHFAGKSLHEANKEIHRLLLKGTSVSHNELTGEQDPTVRLVDFKNYGSNSFIAINQFRLLTPGASREGIIPDIVLFLNGLPVVVVEAKDFEVAEPLSEAYLQITRYANTRDDDYGFKEGEEKLFHYNIFSIITRGKEARVGTISADFDYYNNWVDIFPEEYKVVKFPPDEERQEVLIHGMLNKEILVDILKHFTLFVEIKKGVEVKIVARYNQYRAVGKIIKNYRAGRTPMEKGGVVWHTQGSGKSLTMVFLIRKLRSCDDLKDLKIIFIIDRIDLEDQLSETAALTGEPVNIIDRRNRLHRLSNDTGDVNMVMIHKFLDEKNISAQSLIEADLVPHFDKFETINNSDRILLLIDEAHRTQGGDMGDNLFSSFPKAVRIGFTGTPLLTERHEIKTHERFGGFIDVYKFDKAIADRATVEIKYIGKVSKDKLDDKDVFDAEFEDMFQLRTQAEREEIQRRYGSFIAYLESKDRIAAISKDIIEHYYNDILVNGFKAQVVASSIVAAVRYKYELEIAIQNKIAALKVLPAGDADAELLKQLEFLKVAAIVSSSGNNEPGYISKARKEAYDMNAVENFKLDFNPDKPETGIGIICVCDRLLTGFDAPIEQVMYLDKSLREHDLFQAIARVNRTKKGKSYGLVVDYFGVTKHLAEALEIYTDNKKDVESLNDFTNYFRDINKEIPILEARYKRLIDLFGDNGLKEIDYFLQQKFTDAAKEFEFAEECIENAKNIKFRAELLTYAKSFFDSLDLLFNVQAGTEYWIPAKRLGYLLWRIKNRYKDDTMDLKWASDKVRKLIDRHLLSLGIDTKVQQVSILSEEFKTEVDYLNKTPKSKASEMEHAIRWHIKVNLDKDPSLYKRFKDRLETILNAYKENWEEIVRELGKLRDEMAEGRKAETDGISTVEAPFYDLIKNHLVDDSPNEINKAKELTRSLISILKETAAINNFWSDRAAEQRRIEGLLEDELRYSRIEGISKKAAELAAELMKLAKNREADLR
- a CDS encoding SprT family zinc-dependent metalloprotease, giving the protein MKLDGIDIAIEKTGRRKTISIFIERDGSVRVLAPVQATDEIIENAVRAKEYQIFTKLAKWKELNQGKVNRAFVNGQSFLYFGRNCRLAIVEDQDVPLKMTGGYFHLDKKHLNQADKVFKNYYREKAKQKIKERLKLIEEKFQTKPSVIKVLELQNRWASWTPKNGLNFNWKCAMAPVPVIDYIITHEMVHLKYPNHSKEFWNELDNKMPSYREYENWLKQNGVKMSL
- a CDS encoding DUF1844 domain-containing protein, which codes for MEDQLTFSTFMLSLSTSVLVGLGELPDPLTNDKNVNLPLAQQTIGLIEMLLEKTKGNLTVEEDRLVGNMLYDLRMKYIEAAKK
- a CDS encoding trypsin-like peptidase domain-containing protein, whose protein sequence is MNSEISGRIIQKPATGTKRPSAYNPPFNLIKSLLLVCILLFVILLTPFLMYARDDKTIEVVEKVSKTIVNIKTEELSKNTGEDKKTTFFKKFIAGEEEEEETFENIGSGVVLDPRGIIVTNEHLISRAISIRVKFINGKEYDAYVLGSDPEFDMALLKITDKIDFPYLKVDKYKKVKVGEKAIVIGNPYGLSSSVTMGVVSALGRNLKIDNRAYVNLIQTDASINPGNSGGALLDTEGNPLGIVTAIYGEGKGIGFAIPIEDVMNMVSEFLESGTRKPLFGLFIEKRKDDKNTYFYVNKVISKSPAEKQGIKAGDRIVEFNKKKIREGIKIHNILRNAANMESIQFKIMRGQKAYDVDVDIGDMLNYKPSPLDEALCSIRVSDIKGYPKMKFKLKDKNGVVVTKVYKNGIGEKSGLHVGDVIIKINNYMVSDKKDFDSFMIEGLKRNYILYQVKRNETIFYVPVKLNTLL
- the coaBC gene encoding bifunctional phosphopantothenoylcysteine decarboxylase/phosphopantothenate--cysteine ligase CoaBC, which codes for METMFTMLKGKEIIVGITGGIAAYKTAELVRELSKRGANVHVVMTKNAMEFVTPLTFQTISGNPVIHDMFELFSGSKIGHIALSDIADQMVIVPATANIIGKIANGVADDFLTTMVMATTVPILFVPSMNTKMWESKIVQLNIQKLGDAGYEFMEPGIGDLACGTVGKGRLPTIEEIIEKMEDIFTEKDLEGERILITTGPTTEFIDPVRCITNLSSGKMGFAIAKVARRRGAQVVLITGRTQLPPPTNGIEVVDVTTACEMRDAVMQHYKRCTIIIKAAAVADFRCIAENCQKIKKKGNENTIMLELEKNPDIIGELGKIKEDRILVGFAAETENLIEHAEEKLKKKNLDLIVANDVSKKGIGFGSDVNEVTIIGTSGHIKQVPIHSKEEIGHIILDSIKKLMKKRIKAEDDWY
- a CDS encoding D-alanyl-D-alanine carboxypeptidase yields the protein MKRWIVVVLALLLCTNMAYGKPASHKKAIKGTKASGAKIQAGKEDPYKAYIVVDAGNGKVIEGENANAKRAPASVTKLMVACIVLDKLSKGEIKLTDNITASKEASKIGGSQVYLKEGEVFTLEDLMKATLVASGNDAAYAIAEHIAGSKDEFVNLMNEKAKALGMVDTHFNSVHGLPPERGQEGDLTTCSDLAILARELLKNPKILEWTSIKTEGFREGKFIMNNHNKLLFKMPGVIDGLKTGYYRETGFNVAATGKRNDLRFIVVVMGSPTANIRDSIVMEKLKKAFSYYKTVNIVKKGELIDKDVFLEDGKYRKLKGAAAADLACTVPNDKKGNLKKEIVLPEKIKGEVREGQKLGEFIVKLDNEIVGKVDIVSPVNVPMANLFTRLIRKLGFNI